A window of Spirochaetota bacterium contains these coding sequences:
- a CDS encoding MFS transporter, with product MTEKKKLKGVNYFAYGIGDIYGGGSFLIINTLFLFFLTDIAKLPPVLAGLVIFFGKFWDAVTDPIMGYISDNTRTKFGRRRIYFITGIIPVFITFILIWLKVDFNNNIINFLYYAFAYMFFSTAFTLVMIPYSALNADMTGEYKERTKLTGFRMFFSQFSSLICGTLPKIIINKTGGGASGFLTMAIIFGIFFSVPWLFVFLGTFEDENRYKDQETQKVSEFFKGILSVFKNKSFRIHIGMYIAAYVAMDFIMALFIYYLQKYLNKPSLYVPCMGTILITQILFLPLYVFISNKFGKGVAFRIGLPLWALGLIISFFLTPTSTNFIVLIVCFIIGAGLSAGVFVPYAILPSVVEIDTLITTKNRAGLYSGAMTLIRKTVQAIALALIGLYLQLIKYDANAKTLSNETLNGIKAGFFLFPFILLFIGFLIGLKFKVTPKTFEVIKNEIERLKKGDKKENTSEENKKICETLTGFSFEKLFNKENLNI from the coding sequence ATGACTGAAAAGAAAAAGCTTAAAGGTGTAAACTATTTTGCTTATGGTATTGGCGATATTTATGGTGGTGGTTCATTTTTAATTATAAACACACTTTTTTTGTTTTTTTTAACTGATATTGCTAAATTACCTCCAGTTTTAGCTGGTCTTGTTATCTTTTTCGGAAAATTTTGGGATGCTGTAACAGATCCAATAATGGGTTATATATCTGATAATACAAGGACCAAATTTGGAAGAAGAAGAATCTATTTTATAACAGGAATAATACCTGTTTTTATCACTTTTATTTTAATCTGGCTTAAAGTTGACTTTAATAATAATATCATTAATTTTCTTTATTATGCTTTTGCTTATATGTTTTTTTCAACTGCTTTTACTCTTGTTATGATTCCTTACTCAGCTTTAAATGCAGATATGACTGGAGAATATAAAGAAAGAACTAAACTTACCGGTTTTAGAATGTTTTTTTCTCAATTTTCATCTTTAATATGTGGAACTTTGCCAAAAATAATAATAAACAAAACAGGTGGTGGAGCTTCTGGCTTTTTAACAATGGCCATAATTTTTGGTATATTCTTTTCTGTTCCTTGGTTATTCGTTTTTTTAGGAACTTTTGAAGATGAAAATAGATATAAAGATCAAGAAACTCAAAAAGTATCTGAATTTTTTAAAGGTATACTTTCAGTTTTCAAGAACAAATCTTTCAGAATTCATATAGGAATGTACATTGCAGCATATGTTGCTATGGATTTTATAATGGCTTTATTCATATATTACTTACAAAAATATTTAAATAAACCATCTCTTTATGTCCCATGTATGGGAACAATATTGATAACACAAATTCTTTTTTTACCACTTTATGTATTTATAAGCAATAAATTTGGAAAAGGTGTAGCATTTAGAATTGGATTACCGTTGTGGGCATTAGGACTTATTATTTCATTCTTCTTAACACCTACATCTACAAATTTTATTGTTTTAATTGTTTGTTTTATAATTGGTGCTGGCTTATCAGCAGGAGTTTTTGTTCCTTATGCTATTTTACCTTCTGTTGTCGAAATCGATACTCTTATTACAACAAAAAATAGAGCAGGTTTATACTCAGGAGCTATGACTCTAATAAGAAAAACAGTTCAAGCTATTGCTTTAGCTTTAATAGGATTATATTTGCAACTTATTAAATATGATGCAAATGCAAAAACTCTTTCAAATGAAACTTTAAATGGAATTAAAGCTGGTTTTTTTCTATTTCCATTTATTCTTTTGTTTATTGGATTCTTAATAGGATTAAAGTTTAAAGTTACACCAAAAACTTTTGAAGTAATAAAAAATGAAATAGAAAGATTAAAAAAAGGAGATAAAAAAGAAAATACATCTGAAGAAAACAAAAAAATTTGTGAAACATTAACAGGTTTTTCTTTTGAAAAACTTTTTAATAAAGAAAACCTTAACATATAA
- a CDS encoding fucose isomerase has protein sequence MNKKSKIGVVCGLRKTFDYNTASQIFEEKKRYLRSINLVDWVIYEKPVFEVEDLSDVVNYFISSNIDAFIFISGTFHLGHLPLFIYKHLNKPVYFWGWDELPYDGGKIRLNSVCGVNLNCSNFYKSGIDNFHYSIGDEIDINWLKAINIIHGLNNSKVGIAGYRAHGFFNVDVDDTSIYKNFGILIDHFELSEIFNYNFDKEDFDYFNQKVKKIFNTKALSEEQINKVVILSAKLKKFFVDNNLSSLAIRCWPEFAASFSISPCASMSILQSEGIILTCEGDLDGSISMIAQKYAGSDYPYLADFSQINLKENFGLLWHCGVAPCNLWDGKCDITLDTYFAGGKGVTAGFVMKEGEISLLRLDSVNGDYRVFLSEGKIIPMDKALTGTYGKVVFKTHIKNVLDKIISNGIAHHISVSYGNYNDAFRIFAKIKKLKIIEGI, from the coding sequence ATGAATAAAAAATCAAAAATAGGTGTAGTTTGTGGATTAAGAAAAACTTTTGATTATAACACAGCTTCTCAAATATTTGAAGAAAAAAAAAGATATTTAAGGAGTATAAATTTAGTAGATTGGGTTATATATGAAAAACCAGTTTTTGAAGTTGAAGATTTATCTGATGTAGTTAACTATTTTATAAGTAGTAATATCGATGCTTTTATATTTATATCTGGGACTTTTCATCTTGGTCATCTTCCTTTATTTATTTATAAACATTTAAATAAGCCAGTATACTTCTGGGGATGGGATGAACTACCTTATGATGGAGGAAAAATAAGGCTAAATTCTGTTTGTGGAGTAAATTTAAATTGCTCAAATTTTTATAAAAGTGGAATTGACAACTTTCATTACTCAATAGGAGATGAGATAGATATTAACTGGCTTAAAGCAATTAATATAATACATGGACTTAATAACTCAAAAGTTGGAATTGCAGGCTATAGAGCTCATGGATTCTTTAATGTTGATGTAGATGATACTTCTATTTATAAAAATTTTGGAATTTTAATAGACCATTTTGAACTTTCAGAGATATTTAATTACAATTTTGATAAAGAAGATTTTGACTATTTTAATCAAAAAGTAAAAAAAATTTTCAATACAAAAGCTTTATCAGAAGAACAGATTAATAAAGTTGTAATTCTTTCTGCAAAATTAAAAAAATTTTTTGTTGATAATAATCTATCATCTTTAGCTATAAGATGTTGGCCTGAATTTGCTGCTTCTTTTAGTATTTCTCCTTGTGCCTCAATGTCAATACTTCAGTCAGAAGGAATAATTTTAACATGTGAAGGGGATTTAGATGGATCTATCTCAATGATTGCTCAGAAATACGCAGGATCTGATTATCCTTACCTTGCTGACTTTTCACAAATCAATTTAAAAGAAAATTTTGGACTTTTATGGCATTGTGGAGTTGCCCCATGTAATTTATGGGATGGAAAATGTGATATTACATTAGATACTTATTTTGCTGGAGGAAAAGGAGTTACTGCTGGATTTGTAATGAAAGAAGGAGAAATATCACTTTTAAGACTTGATTCTGTAAATGGAGATTATAGAGTATTTTTGTCTGAAGGGAAAATCATACCTATGGATAAAGCTTTGACTGGTACTTATGGTAAAGTTGTTTTCAAAACCCATATTAAAAATGTTCTTGATAAAATTATTTCAAATGGTATAGCTCATCATATTTCTGTTTCTTATGGTAACTATAATGATGCATTTAGAATATTTGCTAAAATAAAAAAATTAAAAATAATAGAAGGTATTTAA
- a CDS encoding alpha-glucosidase, producing the protein MFYNEDKNSIKIYLKDKIIFHFKKGKVNIELFCSKLSITSSRGSFFFKEKLYESIKLKNYEILDKNERLIKINFENKIEIFFEKIKENYLNQNDSIVKIYFNVIDKKYNGINILLNAYKDEKIFGVGEQFSFLNLKGKKVPIFCQEQGIGRGKNLFTFLVNLLYKAGGNYFTTYYAEPSFISNKSYFLIANSYDYSIFNFKKNLTIMKFYTIPDWIIIGASNSLISCLKLKTSLVGKQEKIPDWVFNGAILGIQGGKEIVLKKLEKAKKHNIKISAVWCQDWEGKRITSFGKQLFWDWIYDNNLYPNLPEFIKLLNKEGIKFLGYINPFLCTDGKLYQIAKQKNLLLKNEKGEPYHVKITTFPAAILDLTNPETIEWIKSIIKENMLDIGLSGWMADFGEHTPIDCMLKDKYFINNFRKYLFNDFYKNLIDTNFKINDSNISNDKDTYEQNIAYENNYLRDFHNIYPVIWAKINIDAIKESKKENEIFIFSRSGFLGTSKISMCLWGGDQLVDWSKDDGLPSVIISYLSSSFSSIAANHSDIGGYTTVAWKKRDKELFLRWTELGAFSIIMRTHEGNRPDVNVQFDYDEETLKHFSKFSHIYSRLKEYYIHVYNEYYKENLPFYRHLSIYYPEDKNIYKYDYCYLIGKDLLIYPIIKKGRRKIKVYIPENNFIHLFTGVEYKKGFHVINSPIGIPAVFYRKDSTFSNLFSEIKNLF; encoded by the coding sequence ATGTTTTACAATGAAGATAAAAATTCAATTAAAATCTATCTTAAAGATAAAATAATTTTTCATTTCAAAAAAGGCAAAGTAAATATTGAACTTTTTTGTTCAAAACTAAGTATTACTTCATCAAGAGGGTCCTTCTTTTTTAAAGAAAAATTATATGAATCTATTAAATTAAAAAATTATGAAATATTAGATAAAAATGAAAGATTAATAAAAATTAACTTTGAAAATAAAATAGAAATATTTTTTGAAAAAATAAAAGAAAATTATTTAAATCAAAATGATTCAATTGTAAAAATATACTTTAATGTAATTGATAAAAAATATAATGGAATAAATATTTTATTAAATGCTTATAAAGATGAAAAAATATTTGGGGTTGGTGAACAATTTTCATTTTTGAACTTAAAAGGTAAAAAGGTCCCAATATTTTGTCAAGAGCAAGGAATAGGAAGAGGAAAAAATCTTTTTACATTTCTTGTAAATCTATTATATAAAGCTGGAGGTAATTATTTCACAACTTATTATGCTGAACCTTCATTCATTTCTAATAAATCATACTTTTTAATAGCAAATTCTTACGACTACTCAATTTTTAATTTTAAAAAAAACCTTACCATTATGAAATTCTATACAATACCAGATTGGATAATTATAGGAGCTTCAAATTCTCTTATATCATGTTTAAAATTAAAAACTTCACTTGTTGGTAAACAGGAAAAAATACCTGATTGGGTTTTTAATGGTGCTATTTTAGGAATTCAAGGAGGAAAAGAAATTGTTCTGAAAAAATTGGAAAAAGCAAAAAAACACAATATAAAAATAAGTGCTGTTTGGTGCCAAGATTGGGAAGGTAAAAGAATTACAAGCTTTGGTAAACAACTTTTCTGGGATTGGATTTATGATAATAACTTATATCCTAATCTACCTGAATTTATTAAACTTTTAAATAAAGAAGGAATAAAATTCTTAGGTTATATTAATCCTTTTTTATGCACAGATGGAAAATTATACCAAATTGCAAAACAAAAAAATTTACTTCTTAAAAACGAAAAAGGGGAACCTTATCATGTCAAGATAACTACTTTCCCAGCAGCAATTCTTGACTTAACAAACCCAGAGACAATAGAATGGATAAAATCAATAATTAAAGAAAATATGCTAGATATTGGGCTTTCAGGTTGGATGGCTGATTTTGGAGAACATACCCCTATTGACTGTATGCTAAAAGATAAATATTTTATCAATAATTTTAGGAAGTACCTATTTAATGATTTTTATAAAAACCTTATAGATACTAATTTTAAAATAAATGATAGCAATATAAGTAATGATAAAGATACTTATGAACAAAATATTGCTTATGAAAATAACTATTTAAGAGATTTTCATAATATCTACCCTGTTATATGGGCTAAAATAAATATAGATGCTATTAAAGAATCAAAAAAAGAAAACGAAATCTTTATTTTTTCAAGAAGTGGATTTTTGGGTACTTCAAAAATATCTATGTGTTTATGGGGGGGAGATCAACTTGTAGACTGGTCAAAAGATGATGGTTTACCATCTGTTATTATTTCTTACCTTTCTTCCTCTTTTTCTTCAATTGCTGCAAATCATTCAGATATAGGTGGTTATACAACTGTTGCTTGGAAAAAAAGAGATAAGGAGCTATTTTTGAGATGGACGGAATTAGGTGCTTTTTCTATTATAATGAGAACTCATGAGGGAAATAGACCTGATGTAAATGTACAATTTGACTATGATGAAGAAACATTAAAACATTTTTCAAAATTCTCACATATTTATAGCAGATTAAAAGAATATTATATTCATGTATATAATGAATATTATAAAGAAAATTTACCATTTTACAGACATCTATCTATATATTATCCCGAAGATAAAAACATTTATAAATATGATTATTGCTACCTTATAGGAAAAGATCTTCTTATTTATCCTATCATTAAAAAAGGAAGGAGAAAAATAAAAGTTTATATACCTGAAAATAATTTTATTCATCTTTTTACTGGTGTTGAATATAAAAAAGGTTTTCATGTTATTAACTCCCCAATTGGTATACCTGCTGTATTTTATAGGAAGGATTCAACTTTTTCTAATCTTTTTTCTGAAATAAAAAATTTATTTTAA
- a CDS encoding 1-acyl-sn-glycerol-3-phosphate acyltransferase, whose product MRKLHYPKFLIKILRLTFGFFLKKYYNINFIDKENVKKFNRPFILLANHCGFWDPFFICIYLEQEIHFVTSDNIFRNPIFNFFMNLFGSIPKSKFIPDIETIKLIFKVIKENKSVGIFPETNRTWDGSTFKINPNIGKLVKKLGIDLIGAKIKGGYLSLPRWAQKKRYGKVIIEYDFIVKSSDLQNLNEEKINQLVEEWFKYNEDDFIFKNNFKYKGKNLAQYIERVLFICPNCNSFVSIFSSKNHFFCKNCGVKFVYNETGIIDLFKENNSIDYYKKKFDKNDNNKELKNFKITDFNTVNKWNKWQINYLYSYLKNKLLNILDNFNLENFKSINNFLFIEKELAFVERGYRLKKAKFLTKGFLNISFFNFTIKDLENKTSNFPLFELEGINVQDKEILEFYHENNLYRIFFKNKRISVYKWLLYFLLIKKIIMENIEILDLIFKKLTNTNPLYQNLSNIELNNNMIIIKETIEKILNYKIKNKITKLNIENIFNF is encoded by the coding sequence ATGAGAAAATTGCACTATCCAAAATTTCTAATTAAGATTTTAAGATTAACTTTCGGGTTTTTTCTCAAAAAATATTACAATATAAATTTTATTGATAAAGAAAATGTTAAAAAGTTTAATAGACCTTTTATTTTACTTGCAAACCATTGTGGATTTTGGGATCCTTTTTTTATCTGTATTTATCTAGAACAAGAAATCCATTTTGTTACATCAGACAATATTTTTAGAAATCCTATTTTCAATTTTTTTATGAATCTTTTTGGTTCAATCCCAAAATCAAAATTTATTCCAGATATTGAAACCATAAAACTCATTTTTAAAGTCATAAAAGAAAATAAATCTGTTGGTATATTTCCTGAAACAAATAGAACATGGGATGGTTCTACTTTTAAGATAAATCCAAATATAGGAAAACTTGTAAAAAAACTCGGTATTGATTTAATAGGTGCAAAAATTAAAGGAGGTTATCTTTCTTTACCAAGATGGGCTCAAAAAAAAAGGTATGGTAAAGTTATCATTGAATATGATTTTATAGTAAAATCTTCCGATTTGCAAAATCTTAATGAAGAAAAAATAAACCAGTTAGTTGAGGAATGGTTCAAATACAATGAGGATGATTTTATTTTTAAAAATAATTTTAAATACAAAGGGAAAAATTTAGCTCAATATATTGAAAGGGTTCTTTTTATATGTCCAAACTGTAACTCTTTTGTGTCTATATTTTCTTCAAAAAACCATTTTTTTTGTAAAAATTGTGGAGTAAAATTTGTTTATAATGAAACAGGAATAATTGATCTATTCAAAGAAAATAATTCAATAGATTATTATAAAAAAAAATTTGATAAAAATGACAATAACAAGGAATTAAAAAATTTTAAAATTACAGACTTTAACACTGTTAATAAATGGAACAAATGGCAGATTAATTATCTTTACTCATATTTAAAAAATAAACTTCTAAATATTTTAGATAATTTTAACTTAGAAAATTTCAAATCCATAAACAATTTTTTATTTATAGAAAAAGAGTTAGCCTTTGTTGAAAGAGGTTATAGATTAAAAAAAGCAAAATTTTTAACAAAAGGTTTTTTAAATATAAGTTTTTTTAATTTTACAATAAAAGATCTTGAAAATAAAACTTCTAACTTTCCATTATTTGAACTTGAAGGAATAAATGTTCAAGACAAAGAAATTCTTGAATTTTATCATGAAAATAATCTTTATAGGATTTTTTTCAAAAATAAAAGAATTTCAGTATATAAATGGTTATTGTACTTTTTATTAATAAAAAAAATTATAATGGAAAATATAGAAATATTAGATCTTATTTTTAAAAAATTAACAAATACTAATCCGCTTTATCAAAATTTAAGTAACATAGAATTAAATAATAATATGATTATAATAAAAGAAACAATTGAAAAAATTTTAAACTATAAAATAAAAAATAAAATAACTAAATTAAATATAGAAAATATATTTAACTTTTAA
- a CDS encoding YicC family protein, whose amino-acid sequence MLSMTGYIYKTFNHNSLNITFEIKCLNHRFLEYNFNFPSNFSKFEINLIKILKENFSRGTFYINIYLDKFIGDYQIIINEQLAYSLTKSFKSLIKKLKISKRIYISNILPFEGIIKIIPQNFPQELENFIFSSFENCLKELKENMKNEGEFLKKEINNYIKSIYENLNIIKQRSLEENSLILNKLKEKIKKLIDEQKIDEDRILQEAGIQQNKIDITEEITRLDSHLIYLKDLINSEKYDIGKKIDFICQEILREANTICSKSITTEIIYNAIEIKNQIEKIREQTRNIS is encoded by the coding sequence ATGCTTAGTATGACAGGGTATATTTATAAAACTTTTAACCATAATAGTTTAAACATAACTTTTGAAATTAAATGTTTAAATCATAGATTCCTAGAATATAATTTTAATTTTCCTTCAAATTTTTCAAAATTTGAAATAAATCTTATAAAAATTTTAAAAGAAAATTTCAGTAGAGGAACATTTTATATAAATATCTATCTTGATAAATTTATAGGAGATTATCAAATAATAATAAATGAACAGCTTGCTTATAGCTTAACTAAATCTTTTAAAAGTTTAATAAAAAAACTTAAAATATCTAAAAGAATCTATATCTCAAATATTCTTCCCTTTGAAGGAATTATTAAAATTATCCCTCAAAATTTTCCACAAGAACTTGAAAATTTTATATTTAGTTCATTTGAGAATTGTCTTAAAGAGCTTAAAGAAAACATGAAAAATGAAGGTGAATTCCTAAAAAAAGAAATAAACAATTACATAAAGAGTATATATGAAAATTTAAATATTATAAAACAAAGAAGTTTAGAAGAGAACAGTTTAATATTAAACAAATTAAAAGAAAAAATTAAAAAATTAATAGATGAACAAAAGATTGACGAAGATAGGATACTTCAGGAAGCTGGTATTCAACAGAATAAAATAGATATAACAGAAGAAATAACAAGATTAGACTCACATTTAATATACTTAAAAGATTTGATAAACTCCGAAAAGTATGATATAGGTAAAAAAATTGATTTTATATGTCAAGAAATACTTAGAGAAGCTAATACTATATGTTCTAAATCAATAACAACCGAAATAATTTACAATGCTATAGAAATAAAAAATCAAATAGAAAAGATTAGAGAACAAACACGAAACATATCTTAA
- a CDS encoding RNA polymerase sigma factor RpoD/SigA, with protein sequence MIVAEVKRMKDKGVLEKIKKADVNFPLNKKIKLNSDKVDNKDYLFKSYYKDVNRYPLLERDEEERLARLAKEGDLKAKEKLINSNLRFVVSIAKKYQNKGLSMMDLIAEGNVGLLNAIEKFDPDRGYHFISYAVWWIRQAILKAISEKTRMVRLPLNKTNELIHIERYLNKNEDLGINPNIDKISEDLSISKDSLETILTFSKEFISLEEKISDNSDSSLFYEFIPDNSISPEEESENLHVKETINNILNTLTEREREVIMYRFGLYGGEPLSLQEIGNKFNLTKERIRQIEKKALRKLKHPTRIKKLKQALAA encoded by the coding sequence ATGATAGTAGCAGAAGTTAAAAGGATGAAAGATAAAGGAGTTCTAGAAAAAATAAAGAAAGCAGATGTAAATTTTCCTTTAAATAAGAAAATTAAATTAAATAGTGATAAAGTTGATAATAAAGATTATCTTTTTAAGAGCTACTATAAAGATGTAAATAGATATCCATTGTTAGAAAGGGATGAAGAAGAAAGGCTTGCTAGATTAGCAAAAGAAGGTGATTTAAAAGCAAAGGAAAAACTTATAAATTCAAATTTGAGATTTGTTGTTTCTATAGCAAAAAAATATCAAAATAAAGGTCTTTCTATGATGGATTTAATAGCAGAAGGAAATGTTGGTCTACTTAATGCTATTGAGAAATTTGACCCAGATAGAGGTTATCATTTTATTTCTTATGCTGTTTGGTGGATAAGACAAGCTATTTTAAAAGCTATTTCTGAAAAGACAAGAATGGTTAGACTTCCATTAAATAAAACAAATGAACTTATTCATATTGAAAGATATTTAAATAAAAATGAAGATTTAGGCATTAATCCAAATATTGATAAAATTTCAGAAGATCTATCTATCTCTAAAGATAGTTTGGAAACAATTTTAACTTTTTCCAAAGAGTTTATTTCTCTTGAAGAAAAGATTTCAGATAATTCAGACTCTTCACTTTTTTATGAATTTATTCCTGATAATTCTATATCTCCTGAAGAAGAATCAGAAAATCTTCATGTAAAAGAAACTATTAATAATATATTAAATACACTTACAGAAAGAGAAAGAGAAGTAATTATGTATAGATTTGGTCTTTATGGAGGTGAACCTCTCTCATTGCAGGAGATAGGAAATAAATTTAATTTAACAAAAGAGAGAATAAGACAGATAGAAAAAAAGGCTTTGAGAAAATTAAAACATCCTACAAGAATAAAAAAGTTGAAGCAAGCTTTAGCTGCTTAA
- a CDS encoding DNA photolyase: MYTKETIDLIIPDTVIINKNLLENYEERLNSINNKINNLNQKFNINKKIKIVYLKEKEIQEFYKNSTYENTKENILILTKNKGKSIKKCPGTKNYLCCNYFIINLYVNCPLKCKYCFLQFYIKNPINTIYINIEDIFNQYNETIKRIKIKRIGTGELSDSLIFDPITEYSIDFVNFFKSHKETLFEFKTKTIFTDNLYKIEPSKNIVVGFSLNSESVKEENEPLTNTIYDRILEASKLSKYGYSVSFHFDPIFYYENYKEDYKKILNLIKENLDEKTIVWISLGTFRYHPEMKDILRINYPDEKITFNESISGFDNKIRYFYYIRKEIYSFFYDFFKNNLKVPIYLCMESKKLWNEIFRNKPKDIDNLKNIFNIEK, from the coding sequence ATGTATACGAAAGAAACAATAGATTTAATAATACCAGATACTGTTATTATTAACAAAAATCTATTAGAAAATTATGAAGAAAGACTAAATAGTATTAATAATAAGATAAACAATTTAAATCAAAAATTTAATATAAATAAGAAAATTAAAATTGTTTACTTAAAAGAGAAAGAAATTCAAGAATTTTATAAAAATTCAACCTATGAAAATACAAAAGAAAATATTTTAATTTTAACTAAGAATAAAGGTAAAAGTATCAAAAAATGCCCCGGTACTAAAAATTATTTATGTTGCAACTATTTTATAATTAATCTTTATGTAAATTGCCCTCTAAAATGTAAATATTGTTTTTTGCAATTTTATATAAAAAATCCTATAAATACAATATATATCAATATTGAAGATATTTTTAATCAGTATAATGAAACAATTAAAAGAATTAAAATAAAAAGAATTGGTACAGGTGAACTTTCAGATTCTCTCATTTTTGATCCAATAACTGAATATTCTATTGATTTTGTTAACTTTTTTAAATCACATAAAGAGACTCTTTTTGAATTTAAAACTAAAACTATTTTTACAGATAATTTATATAAAATAGAACCATCAAAAAACATTGTAGTTGGTTTTTCATTAAATAGTGAATCAGTAAAAGAAGAAAATGAACCATTAACTAATACTATTTATGATAGAATTCTCGAAGCTTCAAAGCTTTCTAAATATGGATATAGTGTATCTTTTCATTTTGATCCTATATTTTATTATGAAAATTACAAAGAAGATTATAAAAAGATTCTTAATTTGATTAAGGAAAATTTAGATGAAAAAACAATCGTGTGGATATCACTTGGAACTTTCAGGTATCATCCAGAAATGAAAGATATATTAAGAATAAACTATCCTGATGAAAAAATAACTTTTAATGAATCTATAAGTGGTTTTGATAATAAAATAAGGTATTTCTATTATATTAGAAAAGAAATTTACTCTTTCTTTTATGATTTTTTCAAAAATAATTTAAAAGTTCCTATTTATCTTTGTATGGAATCAAAAAAATTATGGAATGAAATTTTTAGAAATAAACCTAAAGATATTGACAACTTAAAAAATATTTTTAATATAGAGAAGTAA
- a CDS encoding DnaJ domain-containing protein, with protein sequence MARDPYEILGVPKTATIDEIKAKYKELVKKYHPDKHKDNPLSDLAEEKFKEIQEAYETIIKGKTSSSYDYSSSYNSSSSYYNNNTYSNSSYESNSSYSNSYSSYSSYSNYSIYQEVRQLINSGKYIQAEAILDGNPSNDAEWYFLKAVILAFRGLYYNADTYILEALKKDPNNPEYNDFRDKLLKAAKSDPFAFDHTYSRSYRSREMADDMCCNCLSLLCCLQFCCGSS encoded by the coding sequence ATGGCAAGAGATCCATATGAAATTCTTGGTGTACCCAAAACTGCTACTATTGATGAGATAAAAGCTAAATATAAAGAACTTGTTAAAAAATATCACCCCGATAAACATAAAGATAATCCTTTATCTGATCTTGCAGAGGAAAAGTTTAAAGAGATTCAAGAAGCTTATGAAACAATAATAAAAGGTAAAACTTCTTCATCTTATGACTACTCATCAAGCTATAATTCTTCAAGTTCATATTATAACAATAATACATATAGCAATTCAAGTTATGAGAGTAACTCATCATATTCTAATAGTTATTCTAGTTATTCTAGTTATTCTAATTACTCTATATATCAGGAAGTTAGACAATTAATTAATAGTGGGAAATATATACAAGCAGAAGCTATTCTAGATGGTAACCCATCAAATGATGCAGAATGGTATTTTTTAAAAGCTGTAATACTTGCTTTTAGAGGACTCTATTACAATGCTGACACATATATATTAGAAGCTCTTAAAAAAGATCCTAATAATCCAGAGTATAATGACTTTAGAGACAAACTACTAAAAGCTGCTAAATCTGACCCTTTTGCTTTTGATCATACATATTCAAGAAGCTATAGATCAAGAGAGATGGCAGATGATATGTGCTGCAACTGTCTTAGTTTACTATGCTGTTTGCAGTTTTGTTGTGGAAGCTCATAA